A genomic window from Salvia hispanica cultivar TCC Black 2014 chromosome 5, UniMelb_Shisp_WGS_1.0, whole genome shotgun sequence includes:
- the LOC125187764 gene encoding probable LRR receptor-like serine/threonine-protein kinase At1g63430 gives MLGRKMISLPSIQALLLGLGLLFADCFAVPIYEVEALTAFKRAIFEDPLLVLLNWSPLVLDPCNWDGVYCSIAGDHVVKINISEASVKGFLAPEFYKLSALQELILHGNLLIGIIPQEIGLLTNLKVLDLGSNQLTGSIPHEIGNLTSIQKINLQSNVLTGKLPYELGMLRYLEELRLDRNKFIGTIPAANSSQFSAIKHGMYASNASKLGFCGASQLKVIDLAHNFLVGNVPNCLDYLPRSSFLGNCLQDKDTKQRPATQCGAHAASPNKTHAGMNTKYNATEVRSSRHQSKNSKPVWILVLEIMTGLLIGLLFVVAIFTVVQMWKRRRPSIIIPWKKSSTKDCMTMYTDSEAAREVVRYSREELELACEDFSNIIGSSPDSVVYKGTMKGGLEIAVISFCIKEDQWTGYLELYFQNEVADLARLNHQNTGKLLGYCRVSSPFTRMLVFEYASNGTLHEHLYYGEGSQFSWTRRMKIIIGIAQGLKYLHTQLDPPFTILELNSSSVYLTDDFTPKLVDFECWKTIISRSEKSSGTISNEGAVGIHPSSLEGRHVDVQGNIYAFGVLLLEIVSGRPPYCNEKGCLFDWAIEFLEFPDMMAYVVDRELKHFRYEDLKVIYEAVSLCIHPKSNRRKTVSELCLMLENGIDTSISAEIKSSVAWAELTLAS, from the exons ATGCTTGGTAGAAAGATGATATCTTTACCATCAATTCAAGCTCTTTTGCTTGGATtaggactcttattcgcaGATTGCTTCGCAGTTCCCATATATGAGG TTGAAGCTCTAACTGCTTTCAAGAGAGCTATTTTTGAAGACCCTTTGCTGGTGTTGTTAAATTGGAGTCCTCTGGTTTTAGACCCTTGTAATTGGGACGGCGTATATTGCTCGATAGCAGGAGACCATGTTGTAAAGAT TAATATATCTGAGGCATCTGTGAAAGGGTTTTTGGCACCAGAGTTTTACAAGCTCTCTGCCCTGCAAGAGTT AATTTTGCATGGGAATTTGTTGATTGGTATAATACCTCAGGAGATTGGCTTGTTGACGAACCTCAAGGTATTGGATTTGGGGTCAAACCAGCTGACAGGTTCAATTCCACACGAGATTGGAAACTTAACCAGCATCCAAAAAAT AAACCTTCAGTCCAATGTGTTGACTGGAAAATTGCCGTATGAACTTGGTATGCTGAGGTACCTTGAGGAACTTCGGCTTGATAGAAACAAGTTTATAGGAACTATCCCTGCTGCAAATAGCTCTCAGTTTTCGGCCATCAAGCATGGAAT GTATGCTTCGAATGCCAGCAAACTGGGGTTCTGCGGAGCCTCCCAATTGAAAGTGATCGACTTAGCACACAACTTTTTGGTTGGAAATGTACCCAATTGCTTGGACTACCTACCTAG ATCAAGTTTTCTGGGAAATTGCCTTCAAGATAAAGATACTAAACAGCGCCCTGCTACACAATGTG GTGCACATGCTGCTTCACCAAATAAAACCCACGCAGGAATGAACACGAAGTACAATGCTACTGAAGTTAGGTCGTCAAGACATCAATCGAAAAACTCAAAACCAGTGTGGATCTTGGTTCTTGAAATAATGACAGGGCTCTTGATTGGTTTGCTCTTTGTTGTTGCTATTTTTACTGTTGTGCAAATGTGGAAGAGAAGAAGACCTTCAATCATCATTCCGTGGAAGAAGTCTTCAACAAAAGATTGCATGACCATGTATACAG ATTCTGAAGCAGCAAGGGAGGTTGTGAGATATAGCCGAGAAGAACTTGAGTTAGCCTGTGAGGATTTCAGCAACATCATCGGTTCGTCTCCAGATAGTGTGGTATACAAAGGAACTATGAAAGGTGGCCTTGAGATTGCAGTAATATCTTTCTGTATAAAAGAAGATCAATGGACAGGCTATCTGGAgctttattttcaaaatgag GTGGCTGATTTAGCAAGATTAAATCATCAAAACACTGGAAAACTGCTTGGCTATTGCAGAGTAAGCAGCCCATTTACGAGGATGCTGGTATTCGAGTATGCCTCTAACGGGACACTTCACGAACACCTTTACT ATGGAGAAGGAAGCCAGTTTTCTTGGACAAGGCGAATGAAAATTATCATTGGCATTGCTCAGGGGCTGAAATATCTCCACACGCAGCTTGATCCTCCGTTTACTATCTTGGAGTTGAATTCCAGTTCTGTCTATCTGACTGATGACTTCACCCCTAAG CTCGTTGATTTTGAATGCTGGAAAACAATTATCTCCAGGTCAGAGAAGAGCTCAGGCACGATAAGCAATGAAGGTGCGGTTGGCATCCACCCGAGCTCTTTAGAGGGTCGTCATGTAGATGTACAGGGCAACATCTACGCATTTGGGGTTCTCTTACTCGAAATCGTGAGTGGAAGGCCTCCATATTGCAACGAGAAAGGCTGCTTATTCGATTGG GCGATAGAGTTTTTGGAATTCCCGGATATGATGGCATACGTAGTTGATCGCGAGCTGAAGCATTTCCGATATGAGGACCTCAAAGTGATATACGAGGCGGTGAGCCTGTGCATTCATCCTAAATCGAACCGGAGGAAGACTGTGAGCGAGTTGTGCTTGATGTTGGAGAACGGGATCGACACATCCATATCAGCGGAAATAAAGTCATCCGTAGCTTGGGCCGAGCTCACGCTTGCCTCGTGA
- the LOC125188675 gene encoding RNA-binding NOB1-like protein, translated as MEVQAPPPTCWSNILKQQPPPQPQQKQQPNEFIAQKLVGSCSSTKGIAVAVVDANAIIQGGEKLLHSADRFVSVAEVITEIRDPASRHALHFLPFTVDTLEPSPDALKKVASFARATGDLQTLSDVDLKLIALTYTLEAQIHGTQHLRDNPPAIHAVNVKRLPEKDLPGWGSNVPNLEEWEALDHAEDNGSHADSRILPLKDLSLGVIPEGQIGMEDASSHDGRSCAGNQEDGDAGFEKPKRYYPMKKSEVKIDGKKMVAGGIDASLGQSEENSDDWRPAVSRSTHRRFLRRKARRDMSDASSVQQDTPSNPDTENIDDDACPELVVDENYEQTVNGFCKDVNGNADISEGMNKMKLDEECLMSSQNGERVNLPSQRDEFGGVEAIDYSGDTLQEDLVESTEQLGNLEITSQTNEDADTWHTDDISSEQSWTLRSLSESSVACITADYAMQNVLLQMGLRLLAPGGMQIRELHRWVLKCHACSKVTTEIGKIFCPTCGNGGTLRKVAVTVSDNGIILATRRPRVSLRGTKYSLPLPQGGRDAITKNPILREDQLPQKFLYPKTKKKNKQDDDFFIPDDIFLHHNDKKAPLQPPVRKALAVFSGKRNPNDIRYAPRKC; from the exons ATGGAAGTACAAGCTCCACCGCCGACGTGCTGGAGCAATATCCTCAAGCAGCAACCCCCGCCGCAACCACAACAAAAGCAGCAACCAAATGAATTTATCGCTCAAAAATTGGTGGGGAGCTGCTCTTCAACAAAAGGAATCGCGGTGGCGGTTGTTGACGCCAACGCCATAATCCAGGGAGGAGAGAAGCTCCTCCACTCCGCCGACCGCTTCGTCTCCGTCGCCGAGGTCATCACCGAAATTCGCGATCCCGCCTCTCGCCACGCCCTGCACTTTCTGCCCTTCACTGTTGATACTCTGGAACCTTCACCTGATGCTCTTAAGAAAG TGGCCAGCTTTGCTAGGGCTACGGGTGATTTGCAAACACTTTCGGATGTGGACTTGAAGCTCATAGCCTTGACCTACACATTGGAGGCCCAAATCCATGGGACTCAGCATCTCAGAGACAACCCGCCTGCCATTCACGCAGTTAATGTTAAAAGGCTTCCAGAAAAGGACTTGCCTGGATGGGGTTCTAATGTCCCTAATCTTGAGGAATGGGAAGCACTAGATCATGCTGAAGACAATGGATCACATGCTGATTCTAGAATTTTGCCCCTCAAAGATTTGAGCCTTGGTGTTATTCCAGAAGGTCAAATTGGTATGGAGGATGCTTCTAGTCACGATGGTAGGTCGTGTGCGGGAAACCAGGAGGATGGTGATGCTGGTTTTGAGAAACCAAAGAGATACTATCCGATGAAGAAGAGCGAGGTTAAAATTGATGGGAAAAAGATGGTGGCTGGTGGTATTGATGCATCGCTAGGTCAGTCTGAGGAAAACTCCGATGATTGGCGACCTGCCGTTAGTCGAAGTACCCATAGAAGATTTCTCAGGAGAAAAGCTAGACGTGACATGAGTGATGCTTCATCCGTACAACAAGACACACCCAGTAATCCAGATACTGAAAACATTGATGATGACGCATGTCCAGAGCTTGTTGTGGATGAAAATTATGAGCAAACGGTTAATGGTTTCTGTAAGGATGTTAACGGAAATGCAGATATCTCTGAAGGTATGAATAAGATGAAACTGGATGAAGAATGCTTGATGTCTTCTCAAAATGGCGAGAGGGTTAATCTTCCTTCTCAGAGAGATGAATTCGGTGGGGTAGAGGCAATAGATTATTCTGGTGACACACTGCAGGAGGACCTTGTTGAGAGCACTGAACAGCTCGGGAACTTAGAGATTACAAGTCAGACAAATGAAGATGCTGATACATGGCATACAGATGATATAAGTAGCGAACAGAGCTGGACTCTTAGATCCTTATCCGAGTCTAGTGTCGCTTGCATAACTGCTGATTATGCAATGCAAAATGTGCTTCTTCAGATGGGTTTAAGACTTCTGGCCCCTGGAGGAATGCAGATTCGCGAGCTTCACAG GTGGGTGCTTAAATGCCATGCTTGTTCTAAGGTGACCACAGAAATCGGTAAGATTTTCTGTCCCACATGTGGGAATGGTGGCACATTACGAAAGGTTGCTGTTACGGTTAGTGACAATGGTATTATATTGGCCACACGTCGACCACGCGTATCCTTACGTGGAACAAAG TATTCACTGCCTCTACCTCAAGGTGGTAGAGATGCAATTACAAAGAACCCTATATTACGTGAGGATCAGCTTCCGCAGAAATTTCTGTATCCAAagacaaagaagaagaataagcAG GATGATGATTTCTTTATACCAGATGACATTTTCCTCCACCACAATGATAAGAAAGCTCCACTCCAGCCTCCGGTTAGGAAAGCACTTGCTGTCTTCAGCGGCAAGAGGAATCCCAACGACATCCGTTATGCCCCTCGAAAATGCTAA